One stretch of Pradoshia sp. D12 DNA includes these proteins:
- a CDS encoding fumarylacetoacetate hydrolase family protein — protein MGTKLLRFKQSDRTYWGVFSEQIRIVEHEAETLHDLLSNGREAIERAKHTGTIIYTDEITILSPVTDDANIFCQGTNYSVHREEAGFTKQKPPYNLLFTKASSTLTSAAADIICPTHVQLLDYEIELGLIIKTDITEPIQITENNLVHYIAGIVIANDISARDVQILEQQWFKGKSYRGFCPVGPYIYLLDEDEFPYLNQLELHLQINGETRQRVLTDQLLFKPTETLTEMSEIFNLKTGDLILTGTPGGVCLRLNSEIINHIYDNTISHQDKIDHFIETQQNNGYLKSGDIMLLEIKSTDGSIDLGVQENKIIQAAAVK, from the coding sequence ATGGGGACAAAATTACTTCGATTCAAACAATCAGACCGTACATATTGGGGTGTTTTCAGTGAACAAATCCGCATTGTTGAACACGAGGCTGAAACCTTACATGACTTACTATCTAACGGTCGAGAGGCAATTGAGCGGGCAAAACACACCGGAACAATTATTTATACAGATGAAATCACAATCCTATCACCCGTAACAGATGATGCAAATATATTTTGTCAGGGTACAAACTATAGCGTACACCGTGAAGAAGCTGGTTTTACTAAGCAAAAGCCACCATATAACTTATTGTTCACAAAGGCATCCAGTACCTTAACATCTGCCGCTGCTGATATTATTTGCCCAACTCATGTTCAACTATTGGATTATGAAATCGAACTGGGATTAATTATTAAAACTGACATTACTGAGCCCATCCAAATTACAGAAAATAATTTAGTCCATTATATTGCTGGAATAGTGATTGCCAATGATATTTCGGCGCGTGATGTTCAAATTCTGGAACAGCAATGGTTCAAAGGAAAAAGTTATCGTGGTTTTTGTCCGGTGGGACCATATATTTATTTACTCGATGAAGATGAATTTCCTTACTTGAATCAATTGGAATTACATTTACAAATAAATGGTGAAACACGTCAAAGGGTTTTAACTGATCAATTATTATTTAAACCGACGGAAACACTGACTGAGATGTCAGAGATTTTTAATTTAAAAACTGGTGATTTAATTTTAACAGGTACCCCAGGTGGAGTATGTCTTCGTTTAAATTCTGAAATCATCAACCATATTTATGATAATACAATTTCACATCAGGATAAAATTGACCATTTTATTGAAACTCAACAAAACAATGGTTATTTAAAATCTGGAGATATCATGCTTCTCGAAATAAAAAGCACGGATGGTTCCATTGATTTAGGGGTACAAGAAAATAAAATAATACAGGCAGCTGCTGTAAAGTAA